AATGGCAGGAACCGAAATTAAGGAAGGGATTACACTTCAAGAGAATGGGTGAAGACTCACCTTGCTGCTGCAAGCATTCCATAGATAGACACAATTCCCCAGCCCCACTGCCAACACATTATGCGAAGACCAGTCCACAAGATTCAAGTAAAAATCATCCTGCAATGCAGGCGCATCCAAAACCTAAAAGAATAAACACACAATCATCAAAAGTTAATCCAAAATACACCAAATCTCCCGCTCCAAAACGAGGTTCTTTCCACAAATCCATAACTACAACTAGCAATTTTCCATGCGAACAGATAGTCCTCCGTGGTTTCATCCATACCCTCTTGTTTCTTGCCAAAGTAACTGTCGTAACAAGTTTCCTAATCACAACATACtgaatcataagaaggcccccCCAAGAACCAATCAAGAAAGCTCCTCACCTTGTACGGCGACCTCGGAACCTTCCTCGCGGCCTTCACGGGGCTCTGGCTAACCACATTCCCCGCGTCCTCGAACCCAAAAGGCGAGAGCGCGTGCAGCGACCGTTTCGTCTCAGTCTTGTACCGGAAGATGTTCCGCCCCACCACCGGGGACTCCTTCCTCTCCGGGGTGTCGGGGCCAAACAGCGCCGCGCGGAGCAGCGCATTGTACGTGGACAACGAGGCCTCCTCTTTGCTCTCCGCCGcggcagaagaagaaggagaaggagaaggagaagagctCGCCGACTGCGGCGAGGGCGAGGACTGTATGCCGAAGAAGGCGAAGTTGGAGCCGGATCGGCTGGGGATGAACCTGTCGGAGTAGATTGCCCTCGACGGCGACTGGCTGTGGGCCGAATTGATCATGCGGTTCACGTGATCGGAGGGAGTTGTTAGGGTTTCGAGGGCGAGGGAGTCGCGAGGCATTGTGGGAGGGAGGCTGAGCTGCGCACGCGTCTGGGACGGTGAGGTAGAGTCGTCGTCCATGGAGGATTTgagcgagagaaagagagatgcaGGTGAGGAGTTGATGATGGAGTGTTAGCGATTCTTGGTGATTGATGGAGTGTtaaaaattttgtctttttcccccctctctctctctctcttttccgggaaaagttggttttttttgcGCCAAATATGGGGAGATCTGGGAAATTCGGGTGCTGACCAGGGGCTGCAACGTCTTTTCAAGAATCTTGAAGGCAGCTACGACGTCGGCTTTGAGGTATCTGGATTTCCTCGAGTTTTGAGATTTAGTTAACACGTGGCAACAGGACACAAATAATATGATATTTGTACTTTATCTCAACATGCAATATTATTCATTTCCTAAACTTTTAGTGAATTTAATTTGATCTCTGAACTATATAAAATTAAAgttgaattaatgaaagtaCAATAAtagacatttttatatagtccggatactaaattgaacatgcaatCAAAGTCCGGAGATCATATcgaacaaaaattaaaagtttatggatcacattgtACATCGAGGTAAGGTTCATAAGTCATATTGAatagattaaaaattttatagattatatttcatatttggccaaaattcaagaaccatgACTGTCCCTTACCGCATTGAAGGTCTCTTGTATGGGTAAGATACTAGGGCTTTCGCACAAAATACAATCGTAATATTTCTTCTTTTGGAGTGAGCAGAATTATAAACATCTAAGACACGTCTTATTATatccaataaaatatttcacTTTTTAAACTTTCTTTATATCTTTTCTTGCGATTCCTCGTCACATAATATGAATTGGTAACGAAGTTTCATTATTAGATAATAAGTTTCTATAAAATTTTGTATTATAAATAAACCTGTTATAAAATGCGAGCCTAACTTTTTGTTTAACATGATAATATCATCTCCAGGAAAACGATGGTGTGTATCTGTCCGTATACCGAACCGTATAATTTTTGTTCTTGTACATTGCTAATGCTACGGAGCGCTTactgtactttttttttggtctgaacgCTTACTGTACTTGATTGGCAATTATCAGCACCAGAACTGGGAATGCCGTTCAGGAAGTTACTAAACATAATCGCAAGGTCTCACAACGTAAAACTTTTCGATGGCTTCGATGATTGACCCTTGAAACTTCTGTCGGACGGAGTCGAATTCGAACGAATTTTTTCGAAATCCTTGCTGTTCCTGGGGAAGTCCAGTGCGTCGACTTTTTTACATTTGTTTCGGTTGAAGTCGAGTTCTCAGATCGCCTCTTGACGCCGGCTAAGTTCTCTCATCAGATTACTGCTCGGAATTCGGCATAAAAAAGGTTGTTGATGTTGGCGACGGAGACTTGGGCTCAGACGCATGCTGCACAGTAGTAATCGGCATCGGTTCAACGTTTGCTGCCAGACTTGGAATGGAATGCAGCGGCGGCATTTCAATATTACAAGGACTAGTATTTGCCCCCTTAATTTTGGGGGCTATAGCCGAGTCAGGGTGACATTTTCCAGCATGGGCCAAGCAAATCATCTTTTAGAAGGTATAAATCTGAGCAAAGCCACGACAATTGAACCGTCGGCGAGCGCGAGGCGCAACAAGCCTACACGGCGACTACCTCGGGTTGTCGAAATCTCTGCGACCCACCCAACTAATTCACCAAACTCCACAGAAGAGTCACGATCGAGTGTCACCTGGTTCATGAATATGCAAAAACAAGACGTTTGGATGAAAAGCATATGACGCATCTGGAGATcaggagaagaaaaaacagTCTGGACTTAATCTCGCCATGCTAACAGATAAACAGCAAAAAACAAAGTCGTAATGACTAGAATCAATTGCTTCCTAGAGACGTGAAGCAGGAAGAGTAAGAGACTATCCCTCCCCTAATTTCAGATGACAAAAGATTGGATGGATACATTCAGCTCAAGAAGcagagcctttttttttcctctctttgttCACACAGTACATGGGACCGCCTGCGAAAATTTGAGCTCTGGCATCCGAAAATTCTCGTAGCACCTTCCTATTTTGTTGTCAGCCGATCAattttacaaaagaagcaatagCCGTGCGTTTGGCAATGTCTGAAATTTCGAACTTTTGatcaagaaggaaaaggagCATACTCATGCTCAATGATGGGCACGGTCCTGGTGACAGCAGCAGTTGGTGCTCTTACATGGCCAACCATGGAAACTTGCAGTGCCTCTTCCTCATAAGCCCTCCTCTCCATCTCTTCCCGCCTCGATTTCTTCTTTGCCTTCACGAACAACGCCACGAGAAGCAGGCTCAGCAGGAACACCCCCAGCATGGACCCAATTGATCCCCCGACCGCTACCTTCCACTTGCTCACTCGCTTCCTCATCTGCACTGGCGGCAGCTCGGTCACCAGCCCGAAGTGCCCATGCCCTGTGGCCAAACAGACTGAAGGCGAGACCTGATTGGCCAAAGTCAGCTTCCCATTGGATTCGAAGTTGGCACACATTGGCACGACTCCAGGCCTGTGATCCAGTGTGGCAACGCCAGTGAAGTTCACTGTGATGGGTTTCTCTCCGGCTGTGATACTGAGCTCGAGCGCCGCAGTGGCGGTGTTGGAATTTCCGTGGCTACCGGCATTGTAAGCTAAAAGGCCTAGCACTGGAGAAACTAGCTGGTACCCAGATAAGTCATAGTTGGAGTAATATATGGAAGACCAGTTGTTTTGCAAGATTTGCCTGATCAGCATGACTCTTTCCACGCATGGTTGGACCGTCACCCCGATGCCCAAGTGGAATTCTTTCACCTGCGCGCCATACCGGTGTAAGCTGCCACACCGGAACTTCACGGTGTCAACTCGGATGCCCGAGAGATTCTTTGGCAGGTTCACGGCGTGTATCACTCCGGTCTTGATCTGCTGGCTGCTGGATTTAAACGTGTAGTCGCGGATCAGAAGATCGAGGACACGCGCCGATTTAATCTCTTGAGCTAGGACTTTTTGTGGTGAAGCTAATGCCGAGACAAGAAGCAAGAAATTGAGAGGAAATCGACAGCCCATTATACGGTGTGAGACTGCTAAAACAGAGTGCTGGGTTTCTTCTGCTTCTAAAATTAGTATGTCATCACTGATCACTTATCAGTACTGGTGCTAGAACAGGTCCAAAAAACCTTGTCAGAGACAACTTCTTCTGTAGTTATAGACGAAAGGAGAGAAGTTGCAAAGAGAGAAGAGCCTGCACCGGTTGAGGGAAATGATGTAGAAACACTGGGTTGATTGAAAGCTAAGCAAGtgtagagaaaagaaaaagaaaaagtctgaATCTTGTTGTGGATAGACAGAAAAGACAGGCATGTTTTCTCATTAGGTCGAAGTTAAAAGGTTTCATCTGACAGGGTCCTACCTTCTCCTCACAGGAAGAGGAAGCATGAATGAATTAGCTGGTAAATTGCAAGTAATGTTTGGCATTCAAGATTCTAGAAAAGTAGGCGTCACCACCACACAACGTTCATTATGCAGATTGCGTTTTCTCTGCAACTTTTCCAGGAAAGTAAAAAGCTCTTGTACAGTTTTTTCTTGCTCCAGTCGTTAAAGCCTTAAAGGTCCTAAAGGTCACACCTTTTTACCTCACTGCATGATGCAGTCATTTGCATCTCTCATGGATAGCTTGAGTTCTTCTCAATCAGGGACTCATTTTTCTTTGCAAGGTGAAGTTTCTGCAAAGACAAATCTTTACTTTGTCTAAAGAATCCTccgaaaggagaaaaagaagaaggaattttcaaattgggggtCAGTGGAGCATGTTGAGCGCAATGATTGGGGAGGTGGGTCGATGATGAAAGTTCATATGACCAAcccaaaaaacataaaattggaaaccaaaaaagaaaagggttttGGCATGCTTAAGGAAAAGGTAAGGAAGCCACACTTAACTCCATATGTAGTTGATGAAAATGTTCCCCACTACACCAACCTTTGTGGGTCTCATGTTGCCTCGCATGGCCCTTCTTCCAATTGGTTTCTTTTCAGGAGACCCAAAAGTTTCGCATTCAGGTCAAACATCGAAGTAGCAAAATTGCCAGTCCTCAGAAAAGTTTTTTGTCCAGTGATctctttccatcttcttctctcaACTTGGGCCTCAAAACTTGTTTTATACAAGGAGGAGGATAATTAGAGCGATTTTGCTGAAGTGGGATGATGAATTTGACAAAGAGGGTATCTGAAAGAAGTGTTCAAATTATGGTAGTCATCCAAAAGGATTCTCTTTCCCATTTGAACCCCTCCATCGAGTAGTACACGTGCTTATAGAAGCTATTACAGACAGATAAGTAAGTCTCCCTTTAGCATAACAAGAATTGCAAAGCTGGCTAGTGGAAATTGACAGTGGCTTGGTAAGCCAACCCTGCGTTCCAGTTGGAAGGAGCAACGTTGTAGGCAATGATGGTCTCTCCGGTGGTGTAGGAGGTGAGCTTGAAGGAGAGAGATTGGCCTCCAAGGCTTGCAAAGGCTTGGTATGAAGCACCCCAGTTGTGGCTCATGCTGATCCAATCTGTCTTGCTTCCTTTGACCCACATGCTCACGATgtctccccctccccccacaTTCATCACGTACACCAGGAGCCAGTAGCCATTCCCTTGGAACTGGAATCTGATCCCTCCTGGCTTTATGCAGGGTACTCTGCAAACATTTCCACAGTCTTCTCGAGTTATTTCAAGTCAAATGGATTTGGATATGACACCTTGGTCGAGTATTCACATTCATGTCTTTAGGGAGTACATTATAACCCCAAGCAGTGTGTAGAATACATATTGCCATACGCTGAGGAGAGgctagaaagaaaaaatgtttgTGTGTACCTTCTGTACATGACGGGGACTATGCCGGCCTTCCACTGAGCGATCTTCATGAAGGCGGGCTTGGACATGTCAAAATGGACGCTGGGTGGGTTGCACCACCCGCCATTGTTTGAGTCCTGGGACCAGTTGGGCGGGCAGAGGTTGGTGGCTGTGACCGTGGTGAAAGGTGAACTGACGGAGCACCAGGGCGACTGCACGCACTTGATCTGATAACATGTCCCGCAAGCATACCCGTCGTCGAAAAGGGTCGAGCTCAAAGCTGCCGTCGCGGAGCCATACCCGTTGATGAACAAGTTTCCATACCCACATGCCCCTCCTGGAAATTGGAAATGAAAGCATGGGTGATACTTAGAATGGACATACGTACTTCAGGTTATATACTTTAAAATCACATCCGCTACGCAAATACTTGAATGCAAGACCAGAGAGGATGGACCCAACAAAGAAGTATGGCCATTGCAAAAACGCAATGcaattagtatcaattcagctctaaatcTTTCAGTGATGATCGCATGAAACAACAAGCGTACCCATAGTCTCGGAGGCAGTCTCATCCCCATAGAAAGTGGCATGAGCAAGAGACCATTGGCTAGGTTGAAACCCTCCAGACCCAGGAGAATCACCATAGCTCCCACCACCCATGGCTGAACCATTTTCGCCTACTGCTGCTGCAAGTATCAATGCAAAAGACCATAACCTCCATGAGCGAATCAAAGAAGCCATGGATGGTTTGTTCTTGCTGATTCTTGGGCACAACACAAAGCTTCCCCACTAAAAATTATGTGCACCCACGAACACACAACCCGATTTCAACAGTGCCCTCGTATATATTTGGTCCTATACAAGGTgtagggagagagaaaaatgttGAACTTCGTGATGCCCACGAAGATATTTGGCCTCATGCATTTAAGTCAAAAGGAGTTTGGTTAAATAATAAGCCAATGTGATTTTGGGCTATGGCACTTAGAATATTGATTGTTTGGAGTCAACTACTTGATGGTTATACTGATATGGGTTTGATAGATTTTGGATAGAAAGGAGACAGCCAACGTGCGGGGCTCAATGTCTTCTTAGTTGAGGGCCTTAAGGCGTGATTGCAAGTTTTCAAGTGGTTTTCGATACCGAATCCCAAGTCGGGTTAGATCTGAAGCCAAAAGCTGGGGACTAGAAAGAGAAGCCATCGTCGAAAAGTAGAGGCTAGTTATTGAGCACCACAGACTACGAGAAGACTACACAATTCTCATCACATATTGTTGGCATCATCTTGGTTTCAATACCGTGACAAAACTTGATCTGCGACATAAGATTGAGTAGAATTCAAGTCCTTTACTCTCTTCTCTGAACAGTGATTCGCTGTGATTACTCAAAGAAATGCTGATAAGAAAAGGAAACCCAGAGCTGAAGTTCATGACCTTCCTGTAATCTGCACAAAGTGAGCTGAAGTTCAAGCCATTCCTGTAATCTGTACTATGTGCAATGTTACAAGGCTACTTCTTTGTACCAAAGCCTCAGAAAGCAAGAGTTGAAGCATTATTGTGGCAAACTGTGGCTGAAGTATGGAAACTTTTAGATACACGGTCTCTCTTGTTCCGCAAAAATATTCGTAAGCGATTTTCTCAATATTGACTAAGATGCCGTGACAGGTATTTACTAGCAGCATGTAACTGGAATTTGACATATTAACAGCACTCGTGATTGATTGTTGTTATACAAATAAATATTGTACAGCCATCTTGTTTCCTTCTCCTCACAACCAAGGTCATGATGCAGCAGCAATTTCCTCGGCATGTTATAACACGGTACATGCTGAGTCCCAATCTCGCATTGGCACGTTCATCTTGTTAACATCTGAGAAATAATTCACCCTGCATAATGACGAGGGAATCGGAACTGTTGAGCACTAGTATCTGAATTTGATGCAGAGAGGTACGACAATGAAGAATGAGCAGGTGGGTATGCGAGGCTCTGTGAGGACATTACAGCGCGGACTTCCTCAGAAAACCTGACAAGGTCAGGAAAAAAACCGAAAAGCTTGAGCGCTTAAGTTATGTACCTCTCATCAAGATTGACTTCCTTCGGGCAATGTAATCAACCGGGTTTTCGAGTCATACACCATCTCAGTTCCACAGCTGAAGCGAGAAGGGATAAATTAGCATATCAGTACGGACCATGGAGAACTGATAATAACTTGTTGATCAGAAAAGACAGTGGAGCGCTGATTGAAAGATGCAGAAAAACACGACTCAGGTCCAGAAAATTTCTTCCTACTCACTTTGAGCATTTAACAATGTTCGTTGTACCGCCGCTAGAGATGGACAATATGGTGCCAAAGAAGGAGACATTCTCCGTGCCGCAGTTGGGGCAGGCACCCTGCAACCCCGATAATCTTTAAGTACAGTTTTACTATGAAGAGTGCTGAAAATGTTGAGTGATGGATCATGATGAAGCTTGACCTTTAAAATGAGCGAGTCTTTCACAATCACATTCGTCAGCGATAGAGCCAGATAAACTAGGAGCGGCAGAGCCGCGAACCATGTGAAAATGAAACTAAACGGCTCAGGCAGCTGCAGGAGTGAAGAGAAAAGTAACGCAATTGGGGGTCACAACATGGAAGGCGCAAGATATCGAATATCAAGCTCTTGCGAAGGGAAAAATAACCGAGACAGCGCGAACTACAAGTCCACAAAAGGAAGCAACTATTTCAGTAGCTCCAACAGCTACAAAGATAAAgggacaaaaagaaacaattccTGATTACCTCCAAAAGATATGTAATCTCAAATCCAGTTATATCATCCAGGAAGAAGAACCTTTAAGACCCGAAAAGAGCGGGTTAGGAGAAAAATGCACTTGTCTGGCAAAATGGTAATAGCGTGAAACGATCTTCCGGTAATAAACAAATGTCGGTGAAAACGAAATTCTACTTACAGTCCTAGTGCGACAACAGTTGCTGGGACATTCAACAGAAACATCTTGAGGTAATCAACAGAAAGGTCACTGTAGACCTGTCATGGGAGGATTAATCAGTAATGTCTGAGCCCCTTGGAGGAATAAATAGACCGAGtaataaaaaaggagagagaaacacACAAGAAAAATAAACCTTTCGGCTGCGGAGGCTGCATCGTGGGCCTTCGGCAACGATTTCGCTCCCGTCAGTCTGCAAAAAACAGAGGTGATGAAGCACATGATCTATTGGAAGGACAAGGAGGAAGGATAAAGCACATGAAGTTTTGCTTAATCTTGTTTATCGCCCCAACATCTGGCTTCTGTTGAAGAAGCAGGCAAGTTTCCACATTCCTCACAGAGTTCATGGTCCAAACAGGGACATAACATATCGTCTGTGGTATGGATGTTCCTATTTCTATATTGAACAAGACAGGTGCAGATGCTAATTGAACGAAGCTACGTCAATGGCTTGTCGAATATGCTGCACCCGGTTCTCTCGCTCAATGTACAATCTCAATGGCTATCTATCCTCAGAAACAAATGACATATGTTAGTAGCACCTACAATCGCATTCTATGATAGCGACCTTTAGTCTCAATTTCAGGTCGTCGTATTCTTGGTCGTTCATAATTGGATTGCCAGACACGTAGGCCATCGAAGCTTCCAAGAATCTTTGCTCATCAGAAGCTGCATTACACGAGATGCGGAGAAGTCAGTGAAAGTGCATCCGATAGGTTGTGACAAACAGCATAATGGTTAGATGCGACAGTTGGAAACGTTTAGCTCAATCATCCGTTATACATAGCATGACAACGCTGCTTCCTTCCCACATGAGCTCTTCCTTGAGATTGTCGAATTCCTCATTTGACATGATTGCTTTCCCTTCATAGTAAAATGACTGTATAACAGCAATTAGTGTACGTATACGATGAAATGATGCATgccatataaaagaaaagaaaagaaaaaaaaacaaaagaaaggtgCTCAGATTCTTCCATACTTGTAGTGCTTGAAGAAATTCTTGTTCAAGTTCGCCGAGagacttcttctctttcttgtctATGTTGCAATATGGCAGAATTTTGCTATCTTCAACATCGGACTCTCCTTCTTCTACCTTGCCTGAAAAGTGCACAAAAAGTCGAAACGACAGCCGATCAACCATAATCAGACATTACCAAGCTAAAATAATCTTCGCCCAGGAAGACTTTTATCATCCTGACTGACTCATGGTGACTCCAGTTTTAGCAAACATGATTTTCTAGGACGGCACAGAACAAACTAGCCAATATGGTGATCTCAGACAGCTAGCCGATACGTGATCAGATCATGAGAACAGACCATGTCGCGATCTGTATCATAGACATCAGCTACCCGACTTataaaagcaaagcaaaatGAGTCCCACATCCTAGAGCTCTGATGGGAAGCCGTGCGGCTCCTATTTTCGGCGCGATCCCTACTAAGTTTTCTCTCGGGCATGAAATTTTCCGGACCGTTTGTATCAGTAAACCACAGACTACACCTCTCAAGTACTCAGAGGCGCAAAATCACGTCACTGGGGGGGGGAAGGGGTCATATGACCATACCGACCTTGTTGATCAGCAGTAGCCTTCACGGGGATCATGAGCACTCGCCGCCACACCCACGACCGCCGTCCATCGGATGCTCGGGCCCTCgaagaggaagaacaagaagaagaagaacacggCGCCGGACCCGGAACGGACGGCACGAAAGGAGCAGAGGGCTTCCGAGCGGGCTTAGCGAACAGGCGATGGCATGTCAAAGTAGCCCCTAACTTGGTGCTAGCCATGGCCAATACCAGTCAAGGGGAAGCGAAGAAACTGAGCAGACGAGGAAGATTAGTAGTGTCAATCGACAGCCGATTCATTCGGGGTGAATTTTGCTCTTTCGTTGTTTCGTGAGTTGATGTTTGGAGGGAAAGAGAGACGGATCGTGAAGATAAGGTGGCGGAGCAACGTGTGGAGGGAAACGCAACGGCattttgtgggttttttttccaatttaatttttttttaaatatttacaaaaatattttttaaaaacaaatatttacggatttgggcctcgcttggcagttgggttgccgagcgaggcttgctcggcagcccaactgccgAGTAAGTGtctatctctcttttttttttttttttttttttttttttttttaaatttcgtttttttaagtgttttaattatttatatttataatattttcgtattttttaacatgtttatatttattttatttatattttttttgcgaagcttatctttataacataattagtaataattaatacaaaaaattattaagatctataattcataaataatgttgtaattatgtaattaattgaaaatattcacataaggaaaatccccaataccaaacgaaaagaaaccctagccgcagtataaaaaatagagcccaaaaaaattttaggagcGTTGCTCCCAAACCCCCACGCAGATTTGTTCGCATCGTAAaagagatttgttcgcttgctcggagttgggcctatcggcccaactctccgcgtcacaaactaaatttcaatttttcctccactttttgggccgcacaaaaatatgtcgggtcgggtgataaaccggaccgggtacataaaattcaaaacatatttaacaatatatgaaattaattgaaaatattcataatataaaattggtaaaatattcatataaataatgttattggctaaaaagattgaaagaggaggaaagagggaaaagaggggTCATTTAATACTGAGAAGTAACaccggagggaaaaaaaatgcaaaattgacaaggaaaacggccgttttcccacacaaaaagaaaaagaaaagcccggcattttttccccaaaaaaagccgttttccttgtcaattttgcatttttttcccttcggtgttacttctcgatattaaatgaaccctcatttccctctttcctcctctttcaatctttttagccgaccgaattgcataattacaacattatttatatgaatattttaccaattttatattatgaatattttcaattaatttcatatattgtaaaatatgttttgaattttatgtacccggtccggtttatcacccgacccgacatatttttgtgcggcccaaaaagtggaggaaaaattgagatttagtttgtgacgcggagagttgggccgataggcccaactcggaGCAAACGAACAAATCTCATTTGCGATGCGAACAAATTTGCGTGGGGGTTTAGGGGCAATGCccccgagaaatttttttttgggttatattttttataccgaggctagggtttcttttcgtttggtattgaggattttccttatgtgaatattttcaattaattacataattacaccattatttatgaattatagatcttaataattttttgtattaattattactaattatgttataaagataaactttgcaaaataaataaataaataaaatatatgttaaaaaatacgaaaatattataaatataaataattaaaacacttaaaaaaatgaaatttaaaaaaaaaaaagagatagacacttgctcggcagcccaaccgccgagcgaagCCCAAattcgtaaatatttatttttaaaaaatatttttgtaaatattttttaaaaaaattaaattagaaaaaaacccgCATTTTGTCCGTTTGCCCCCCTTCGAAAAAAACCAAACGGTAATTTTCGGTAGCCTCGAGCTGCCACGTCATCATGTTGGGTTGCTCACCAcgattgtgattttttttttttgtgagaatgtGGAATTTTGGATTGGAGGAGGACACGTGGATTGATCTCATTGCCCACGTCCCACTCGACCGGATGACAAGTGGATACTCCCCTTCCTTCCGTgccaaagaagaaagacaagatTTTGACTCTCCAGACACCCCCCCAAACAAACTAATAAATCCACCGGTTCTATTGGGCCACCAGATAACAGGACCGGATCAATTGGTCTTGTACGATCTAGTCCCGAGACCATCCCGAGTCCTTCCGGTTCGGTTCTTAGTTCAGGGGTGGGATTAGGTTGGGCGGAGAACCGACCCTATTCATAAGTACATAAATAAATATACAACGAGACGCATGATATAGATTTAATTCGAATAAAAAAGTGTTGAACTTAGATATATTCTAAATTAGCATTTTATGTAAgcattaattttcaattaagcTCATGAGCGACTCGAATTTATATGTATCGCTAGACTTAACCTGCTCGAGTAGTTTGGGCTTGATTTGatcttagaaaaatgaaaagcatacacgggccttccgcccaaaaaaagatgaaaaagcaTACATGGATGGgccaatagagagagagagagagagagagagagagagagagagagagagagagagagagatatgtcaAAAGagtatccatttttatttttatgttttttttcctctaattcATACAGGTTTTTTTTAGTTGGGTCCACAAATTTGTCATTGGTACAATCGTGTCATTCAATTTACATGATTCATGTAATGGATTTATTCCATCGTTAGCGAACTTAATTACGCTTACGTGGTCGCCGGCGCGACAATATCGAGTactacaaaaaatgaaaaagaagtaaTATTTATCACCATTGAATTTTGTTACATGAAAGTCTCTTCATTGAAAGACTTTCTTACTCCCATGGCACAAGACATCTGAAATTCCAAATGAGCATATGACGAAAGATTGCTCAAGATCAAATCGGGCATCCGCTGTTAATTGACGTAAGAGCAAGAAATAtaaaattaggggtgatcg
The sequence above is drawn from the Rhodamnia argentea isolate NSW1041297 chromosome 9, ASM2092103v1, whole genome shotgun sequence genome and encodes:
- the LOC115736970 gene encoding uncharacterized protein LOC115736970, whose protein sequence is MGCRFPLNFLLLVSALASPQKVLAQEIKSARVLDLLIRDYTFKSSSQQIKTGVIHAVNLPKNLSGIRVDTVKFRCGSLHRYGAQVKEFHLGIGVTVQPCVERVMLIRQILQNNWSSIYYSNYDLSGYQLVSPVLGLLAYNAGSHGNSNTATAALELSITAGEKPITVNFTGVATLDHRPGVVPMCANFESNGKLTLANQVSPSVCLATGHGHFGLVTELPPVQMRKRVSKWKVAVGGSIGSMLGVFLLSLLLVALFVKAKKKSRREEMERRAYEEEALQVSMVGHVRAPTAAVTRTVPIIEHEYAPFPS
- the LOC115737054 gene encoding expansin-A7-like; this encodes MSSQSLAYPPAHSSLSYLSASNSDTSAQQFRFPHYRKVMNFSSGFPFLISISLSNHSESLFREESKGLEFYSILCRRSSFVTWGSFVLCPRISKNKPSMASLIRSWRLWSFALILAAAVGENGSAMGGGSYGDSPGSGGFQPSQWSLAHATFYGDETASETMGGACGYGNLFINGYGSATAALSSTLFDDGYACGTCYQIKCVQSPWCSVSSPFTTVTATNLCPPNWSQDSNNGGWCNPPSVHFDMSKPAFMKIAQWKAGIVPVMYRRVPCIKPGGIRFQFQGNGYWLLVYVMNVGGGGDIVSMWVKGSKTDWISMSHNWGASYQAFASLGGQSLSFKLTSYTTGETIIAYNVAPSNWNAGLAYQATVNFH
- the LOC115736968 gene encoding PGR5-like protein 1A, chloroplastic — its product is MASTKLGATLTCHRLFAKPARKPSAPFVPSVPGPAPCSSSSCSSSSRARASDGRRSWVWRRVLMIPVKATADQQGKVEEGESDVEDSKILPYCNIDKKEKKSLGELEQEFLQALQSFYYEGKAIMSNEEFDNLKEELMWEGSSVVMLSSDEQRFLEASMAYVSGNPIMNDQEYDDLKLRLKTDGSEIVAEGPRCSLRSRKVYSDLSVDYLKMFLLNVPATVVALGLFFFLDDITGFEITYLLELPEPFSFIFTWFAALPLLVYLALSLTNVIVKDSLILKGACPNCGTENVSFFGTILSISSGGTTNIVKCSNCGTEMVYDSKTRLITLPEGSQS